One Caretta caretta isolate rCarCar2 chromosome 8, rCarCar1.hap1, whole genome shotgun sequence DNA window includes the following coding sequences:
- the MAPK9 gene encoding mitogen-activated protein kinase 9 isoform X4: MELMDANLCQVIHMELDHERMSYLLYQMLCGIKHLHSAGIIHRDLKPSNIVVKSDCTLKILDFGLARTACTNFMMTPYVVTRYYRAPEVILGMGYKENVDIWSVGCIMGELVKGCVIFQGTDHIDQWNKVIEQLGTPSADFMKKLQPTVRNYVENRPKYPGIKFEELFPDWIFPSESDRDKLKTSQARDLLSKMLVVDPDKRISVDEALRHPYITVWYDPAEAEAPPPKIYDAQLEEREHAIEEWKELIYKEVMDWEERSKNGVVKDQPSDAAVNSSTSPSQSSSINDISSMSTEQTLASDTDSSLDALTGPLEGCR, translated from the exons ATGGAACTGATGGATGCTAACTTGTGCCAGGTTATTCATATGGAGTTGGATCATGAAAGAATGTCCTACCTTCTCTACCAGATGTTGTGTGGTATCAAACATCTCCATTCAGCTGGTATCATCCACAGA GATTTGAAACCCAGCAATATAGTAGTAAAATCAGATTGTACACTCAAAATCCTTGATTTTGGACTGGCAAGAACAGCATGTACTAATTTTATGATGACACCATACGTAGTAACACGGTATTACAGAGCACCGGAGGTTATCCTAGGCATGGGATACAAAGAGAATG TTGATATCTGGTCAGttgggtgcatcatgggagaatTGGTGAAAGGTTGTGTGATATTCCAAGGCACTGATC ATATTGATCAATGGAATAAAGTTATTGAACAATTAGGAACACCATCAGCAGATTTTATGAAGAAACTACAGCCTACTGTGAGGAATTATGTAGAAAACAGACCGAAATATCCAGGTATCAAATTTGAAGAGCTCTTCCCAGATTGGATATTTCCATCGGAATCTGACCGTGACAAATTAAAAA CAAGTCAAGCTAGAGATTTATTATCAAAAATGCTGGTAGTAGACCCAGACAAACGAATTTCTGTAGATGAAGCCTTACGTCATCCATATATCACGGTCTGGTATGATCCAGCTGAAGCAGAAGCA CCTCCTCCTAAAATCTATGATGCACAACTGGAAGAAAGAGAACATGCCATTGAAGAATGGAAAG AATTAATATACAAAGAAGTAATGGACTGGGAAGAAAGAAGCAAGAACGGTGTGGTAAAAGATCAGCCCTCAG ATGCAGCAGTGAATAGCAGCACCAGTCCTTCCCAGTCATCATCTATCAATGACATTTCATCCATGTCAACTGAGCAAACATTGGCTTCAGATACAGACAGCAGCCTTGATGCCTTGACAGGACCCCTTGAAGGATGCCGATGA